The Henckelia pumila isolate YLH828 chromosome 2, ASM3356847v2, whole genome shotgun sequence genome includes a window with the following:
- the LOC140879683 gene encoding pentatricopeptide repeat-containing protein At1g74750-like, translating to MIRAKQLGTLSQSARSLFFNGSRCGAGDGNSCTCSDDEICISRRPIRATVQHSQVVSPYVSKSSLGVGLLTSIDSRKEVNAVPANVSVPQEIPNSHSLDRSNHVSYADGCDEKNVVHSSSPVSDHFMKAGIAAVNLLSDFVNYRIPLTNGSATVSTPCNSMVDCTKPISNTRSANVKSSRKDQLHGNSSARTTSGSNFTSTSYGTKVGADEPNLNKGVNVLSSNGSGNFIETDGISSETQDRNRLVTQRSKAHSNRFIPNNKQQGGKFVSNMSEGFNRTVREAKVIAGPPVARQYSNSSHVVESVLHILRQFRWSFAAEDALTKLDCSLDVYQANQILKQLQDFNVALGFFHWLKRQPGFKHDGHTYTTMVGILGRSRQFGAINKLLNQMIGDGCQPNIVTYNRLIHSYGRANYLKEAMGVFNQMQNMGCEPDRVTFCTLIDIHAKAGFLDVAINMYKRMQEAGLSPDTFTYSVIINCLGKAGHLAEAQKLFYEMVNQGCVPNLVTFNIMIALQAKARNYHGALQLYREMQSAGFEPDKVTYSIVMEVLGHSGYLDEAEAVFVEMKRKNWVPDEPVYGLLVDLWGKASNVEKAWEWYNEMLNAGLRPNVPTCNSLLSAFLRVHRLRDAYNLLHGMLGFGLNPSLQTYTLLLSCCTDAQTSFDKSFCGDLMTLTGHPAHTFLLTMPTAGPDGQNVRDHVSKFLDKMHSEDRESKRGLVDAVIDFFHKMGLKEEAGSVWEAAAQKNVYPDAVTEKSSRYWLVNLHVMSEGTAVTALSRSLAWFHRQLLLSGSCPSRIDIVTGWGRRSRVTGASMVRQAVQDLLEMFRFPFFTENGNSGCFIGCGEPLNRWLLQSYVERMHLV from the coding sequence AGAAAAGAAGTAAATGCAGTTCCTGCAAATGTCTCTGTCCCACAAGAAATTCCCAACTCCCATTCATTGGATAGATCTAACCATGTGAGTTATGCAGATGGCTGCGATGAAAAGAATGTGGTTCATTCATCTTCTCCTGTTTCCGATCATTTTATGAAGGCTGGTATTGCAGCAGTGAATCTCTTATCCGACTTCGTAAATTATAGAATTCCCTTGACCAATGGCAGTGCAACTGTCAGCACACCGTGTAACTCTATGGTTGATTGCACCAAACCGATTTCTAATACAAGATCTGCAAATGTGAAATCCTCCAGAAAAGATCAACTTCATGGAAACTCGTCAGCTCGGACGACATCTGGGTCGAACTTTACAAGCACCTCTTATGGTACAAAAGTTGGAGCTGATGAACCAAATTTAAACAAAGGAGTGAACGTTTTGTCGAGCAATGGGTCAGGGAATTTCATTGAAACCGATGGAATCTCTTCAGAGACACAGGACAGGAACAGGTTGGTTACTCAAAGGTCAAAAGCTCATTCAAATCGCTTCATTCCAAACAATAAACAGCAAGGAGGCAAGTTTGTCAGTAACATGTCCGAAGGGTTCAACAGGACAGTGAGAGAGGCTAAAGTAATTGCGGGACCTCCTGTAGCTAGACAATATTCCAATTCTAGTCATGTGGTTGAAAGTGTGTTGCACATCTTACGACAGTTCAGATGGAGTTTTGCTGCGGAAGATGCTCTTACAAAACTCGACTGCTCATTGGATGTCTACCAGGCAAACCAAATTCTTAAGCAGCTTCAAGATTTTAACGTGGCTCTTGGTTTTTTCCACTGGTTGAAACGACAACCTGGATTCAAGCACGATGGGCATACATACACCACTATGGTGGGAATTCTTGGCCGGTCTAGACAGTTTGGGGCAATAAACAAACTACTTAATCAGATGATTGGTGATGGATGCCAGCCGAATATCGTTACTTATAATCGTCTTATTCACAGTTATGGGAGGGCGAATTACTTGAAGGAAGCTATGGGCGTTTTTAACCAGATGCAAAACATGGGGTGCGAACCAGACCGCGTGACATTTTGTACGCTTATTGATATCCATGCAAAAGCAGGGTTTCTTGATGTTGCCATCAACATGTATAAGAGAATGCAAGAAGCGGGGCTTTCTCCCGATACTTTCACTTATAGCGTGATCATCAATTGCCTAGGGAAAGCTGGCCACTTGGCTGAAGCACAGAAGCTATTTTACGAGATGGTCAATCAAGGTTGTGTGCCGAACTTGGTGACATTTAACATTATGATTGCATTGCAAGCAAAGGCAAGGAATTACCATGGTGCCCTACAGTTGTATCGAGAGATGCAAAGTGCTGGCTTCGAGCCCGACAAAGTGACATACAGTATAGTTATGGAGGTTCTTGGACACTCTGGCTACCTGGATGAAGCTGAAGCTGTGTTTGTAGAGATGAAAAGAAAGAATTGGGTTCCAGATGAGCCAGTTTACGGTCTTCTTGTGGACTTGTGGGGAAAGGCTAGTAACGTAGAGAAGGCTTGGGAGTGGTATAATGAGATGCTCAATGCAGGTTTACGCCCCAATGTACCAACTTGTAATTCTTTACTCAGTGCTTTCCTCAGAGTACACCGTCTTCGCGATGCGTATAACTTACTTCACGGCATGCTTGGTTTCGGCTTAAATCCTTCCTTACAGACCTACACCCTGCTTCTAAGTTGTTGTACAGACGCACAAACATCGTTCGATAAGTCGTTTTGTGGTGATCTAATGACTTTAACTGGCCATCCTGCGCACACATTCTTACTCACCATGCCTACTGCTGGACCAGATGGACAGAACGTGCGTGATCATGTGAGCAAGTTTCTTGATAAGATGCATAGTGAAGACCGGGAAAGTAAGAGGGGACTCGTGGATGCGGTAATTGATTTCTTTCACAAGATGGGACTTAAAGAGGAAGCTGGATCAGTCTGGGAAGCGGCAGCACAAAAGAATGTCTATCCCGATGCAGTGACAGAGAAAAGTTCCCGATATTGGCTGGTAAACCTGCACGTTATGTCAGAAGGAACTGCAGTGACTGCACTTTCAAGATCCCTTGCTTGGTTTCACAGGCAATTGCTCCTTTCTGGTAGTTGCCCCAGCCGAATCGATATTGTAACAGGTTGGGGTCGACGAAGCAGGGTGACAGGTGCCTCCATGGTGAGGCAGGCAGTGCAAGATTTGCTGGAAATGTTTCGTTTCCCGTTCTTCACAGAAAACGGTAATAGTGGGTGCTTTATTGGATGCGGCGAGCCTCTCAATCGATGGTTGCTTCAATCTTATGTCGAGCGGATGCATCTGGTGTAA